One Microbacterium sp. W4I20 DNA window includes the following coding sequences:
- a CDS encoding thioredoxin domain-containing protein: MSSDETPNVPPARNSREAVREKAQQVHAQQSRARLMRRIIIGAVAVVAVGAIGTAVTLAVSAQVSKPQLTPTGMEADGVVVNDIAAVTAAEETPATSAPGADETGATASPSPEPTAPERVEIHVYVDYLSPDAGEFERANSRQLANWITEGAATVSYHPVALLTASSNGTKYSLRAAAAAACVATHSPDQFYAFNHDLLENQPEVGSDGLSDAQLADAAAAVGVDNVKAVRSCIRDGDFVTWAKDATTRALDGPLAGSDDLVLSSAPMIVANGEAYVGALDDPAEFSNFMLTIDSDASLESNETPNPTPSPTATPTP; the protein is encoded by the coding sequence ATGTCGAGCGACGAAACGCCGAACGTCCCCCCGGCTCGCAATTCCCGCGAGGCCGTGCGGGAGAAGGCACAGCAGGTGCACGCCCAGCAGTCCAGGGCGCGCCTCATGCGACGGATCATCATCGGCGCAGTCGCCGTGGTCGCGGTCGGCGCGATCGGCACGGCGGTCACCCTCGCGGTCTCCGCCCAGGTGTCCAAGCCGCAGCTCACCCCGACCGGGATGGAAGCCGACGGCGTCGTCGTCAACGACATCGCTGCCGTCACGGCAGCCGAGGAGACCCCCGCCACGTCTGCTCCCGGCGCGGACGAGACGGGTGCGACAGCATCACCCAGCCCCGAGCCGACGGCACCGGAGCGCGTCGAGATCCACGTCTACGTGGACTACCTGTCGCCCGACGCGGGCGAGTTCGAGCGCGCGAATTCGCGTCAGCTGGCGAACTGGATCACCGAGGGCGCGGCGACCGTCAGCTACCACCCGGTCGCTCTTCTCACCGCCAGCTCCAACGGCACCAAGTACTCGCTCCGCGCGGCGGCCGCAGCGGCGTGCGTCGCGACCCACTCTCCCGACCAGTTCTACGCGTTCAACCACGATCTTCTCGAGAACCAGCCCGAGGTGGGCAGCGACGGTCTCTCGGATGCCCAGCTGGCCGACGCTGCTGCCGCGGTCGGGGTGGACAACGTCAAGGCCGTCAGGTCCTGCATCCGGGACGGCGACTTCGTGACCTGGGCGAAGGATGCGACGACTCGCGCTCTGGACGGGCCCCTCGCGGGATCCGACGACCTCGTGCTCTCCTCGGCGCCGATGATCGTCGCGAACGGCGAGGCCTACGTCGGTGCGCTCGACGACCCGGCGGAGTTCTCGAACTTCATGCTCACGATCGACAGCGACGCATCCCTGGAGTCGAACGAGACGCCGAACCCGACGCCCAGCCCGACGGCCACGCCCACACCCTGA
- a CDS encoding aldo/keto reductase has translation MTRIGNSDLDVLPLALGGNVFGWTADRDASFAVLDAFVEGGGDFVDTADSYSSWVPGNSGGESETIIGEWLASRKPSGVVVATKVSQHPDFSGLSGTNVRKAAEASLARLGVDAIDLYYAHFDDETVPLEETVAAFGQLVTDGLVRNVAVSNYTAERIREWFDIAQRIGAALPVAVQPHYNLVHRNVVEETIIPVAQEFGLGLVPYYSLASGFLTGKYRSTDAAGQASPRAQGAAKYATEAGLRVIDALEEVGDAHGASIATTALAWLRAQPTVVAPIASASTVEQVPDLLAGARLELSDDEVQLLNRVSEWAPAQG, from the coding sequence ATGACCCGCATCGGAAACAGTGACCTCGACGTCCTCCCTCTCGCCCTCGGCGGCAATGTGTTCGGCTGGACGGCCGACCGCGACGCCTCGTTCGCCGTCCTCGACGCGTTCGTGGAGGGAGGCGGCGACTTCGTCGACACCGCCGACTCGTACAGTTCCTGGGTGCCCGGAAACTCGGGCGGCGAGAGCGAGACGATCATCGGGGAGTGGCTGGCCTCGCGGAAGCCGTCGGGTGTGGTCGTCGCCACCAAGGTGAGCCAGCATCCGGATTTCTCCGGACTCTCCGGAACGAATGTCCGCAAGGCCGCCGAGGCGTCGCTCGCCCGGCTCGGGGTCGACGCGATCGACCTCTACTACGCACACTTCGACGATGAGACCGTTCCTCTCGAGGAGACGGTCGCCGCGTTCGGACAGCTCGTGACCGACGGCCTGGTCCGCAACGTCGCCGTCTCGAACTACACCGCCGAGCGCATCCGCGAATGGTTCGACATCGCCCAGCGCATCGGCGCCGCGCTGCCGGTCGCCGTGCAGCCGCACTACAACCTCGTGCACCGCAACGTCGTCGAGGAGACGATCATCCCGGTCGCGCAGGAGTTCGGACTCGGGCTGGTGCCGTACTACTCCCTCGCCAGCGGATTCCTCACGGGCAAGTACCGGTCGACGGATGCCGCCGGCCAGGCGTCGCCGCGCGCCCAGGGCGCCGCGAAGTACGCCACCGAGGCGGGACTGCGCGTGATCGACGCCCTCGAAGAGGTCGGCGATGCACACGGTGCGTCGATCGCGACGACGGCACTCGCCTGGTTGCGCGCCCAGCCGACCGTGGTGGCTCCGATCGCCAGCGCGAGCACGGTGGAGCAGGTTCCTGATCTGCTGGCCGGCGCACGACTGGAACTCTCGGACGACGAGGTGCAGCTCCTGAACCGCGTCTCGGAGTGGGCGCCCGCTCAGGGCTGA
- a CDS encoding LysR family transcriptional regulator: MESRLLRAFVQTARSLTFSEAAAALHVTQPALTKQIQQLEAVVGSPLFRRGRHGSELTAVGAALIDDAQEIVDLTARFRERADRIASGEEGHLSVGFGLSSITVAPRAVARFRAKSPAVSVRLEDMSSLTQLERVRAGRLDVAFTRLPVAGDLRSVTVLSDRLAVALPHGRETPGDESMVGAWLDTLSLIRLSTARGPGLAGQISRFLGGIGAAPAIVQEADDLQTVLALVAGGIGAAIVPRSAENIAPPSVHLVPLSGLDAAWAVGAVWNPATETPVVRSFLAELGESGSARKAAGQP; the protein is encoded by the coding sequence ATGGAAAGCCGGTTGCTCCGCGCGTTCGTGCAGACCGCTCGATCACTCACGTTCAGTGAGGCCGCGGCCGCACTACACGTGACGCAGCCGGCGCTGACCAAACAGATCCAGCAGCTGGAAGCCGTCGTGGGTTCGCCGCTCTTCCGACGCGGTCGCCATGGATCGGAGCTGACCGCCGTCGGCGCGGCTCTCATCGATGACGCGCAGGAGATCGTCGACCTCACCGCACGGTTCCGCGAGCGTGCCGACCGGATCGCGTCGGGTGAGGAGGGACATCTCTCGGTCGGCTTCGGTCTGTCCAGCATCACCGTGGCACCCCGCGCCGTCGCCCGCTTCCGCGCGAAGTCGCCCGCCGTCTCCGTGAGACTGGAGGATATGTCGTCCCTGACGCAGCTGGAGAGAGTGCGCGCCGGGCGCCTCGACGTCGCCTTCACACGGCTGCCGGTCGCCGGCGACCTCCGCAGCGTGACGGTGCTGTCCGACCGGCTCGCCGTAGCGCTCCCCCACGGCCGGGAGACCCCTGGCGACGAGTCGATGGTCGGGGCCTGGCTCGACACGCTGTCGCTCATCCGGTTGTCCACCGCCCGCGGACCCGGTCTCGCCGGCCAGATCTCGCGGTTCCTCGGCGGGATCGGCGCGGCGCCGGCGATCGTGCAGGAGGCCGACGACCTGCAGACCGTCCTCGCTCTGGTCGCCGGCGGCATCGGCGCCGCGATCGTTCCCCGGAGTGCTGAGAACATCGCGCCGCCCAGCGTGCACCTGGTCCCGCTCTCCGGGCTCGATGCCGCATGGGCGGTCGGCGCCGTCTGGAATCCCGCTACGGAGACACCGGTCGTGCGATCCTTCCTCGCCGAGCTGGGAGAGTCCGGCTCGGCGAGGAAGGCAGCCGGTCAGCCCTGA
- a CDS encoding nitrilase family protein, with product MTAEKPALRVSVVQFEAVPSDTEANLAIVRRLAGNAADEGAELVAFPEMCLLGYWHLTKMTTDRLRSLAEPADGPVVRALQQIAAELRVGVGAGFLEADGDALYNSYAVCLPDGAVHIHRKLHAFEHVAVSSGDRFTVFDTPWGVRMAILICWDNNLVENVRAVTLLGATVLIAPHQTGGTSSRSPHGMKVIPAHLWHERRTDPEALQAAVNGPSGRGWLMRWLPSRAHDNGIFVLFSNGIGVDDDEIRTGNAMIIDPYGRIVAETPVADEAVVTADLDLGLLPLSTGRRWLLGRRPELYGVLTRPSGLERDARTARHSDEPVPDGFRVEADDTDDREG from the coding sequence ATGACCGCTGAGAAACCCGCCCTTCGCGTATCGGTGGTCCAGTTCGAGGCCGTGCCGTCCGACACGGAGGCGAATCTGGCGATCGTGCGGCGGCTGGCAGGGAACGCGGCCGACGAGGGTGCGGAGCTGGTCGCCTTCCCCGAGATGTGCCTGCTCGGGTACTGGCATCTCACGAAGATGACGACCGATCGGCTCCGAAGCCTCGCGGAGCCGGCCGACGGTCCTGTCGTCCGCGCGCTGCAGCAGATCGCCGCCGAGCTGCGGGTCGGGGTCGGCGCCGGCTTCCTCGAGGCGGACGGCGACGCGCTGTACAACTCCTACGCCGTCTGCCTTCCCGACGGCGCCGTGCACATCCACCGCAAGCTGCACGCTTTCGAGCATGTCGCCGTCTCCAGTGGCGACCGGTTCACCGTCTTCGACACTCCGTGGGGCGTGCGCATGGCGATCCTCATCTGCTGGGACAACAACCTCGTGGAGAACGTGCGGGCCGTGACGCTGCTCGGCGCGACCGTGCTGATCGCCCCGCACCAGACCGGCGGCACCAGCTCACGCAGTCCGCACGGGATGAAGGTCATCCCCGCGCACCTGTGGCACGAGCGTCGGACGGATCCGGAGGCGCTGCAGGCCGCGGTGAACGGGCCGTCGGGTCGCGGCTGGCTGATGCGCTGGCTGCCGTCCCGCGCGCACGACAACGGCATCTTCGTGCTCTTCAGCAATGGCATCGGCGTCGACGACGACGAGATCCGCACCGGCAACGCCATGATCATCGACCCGTATGGCCGGATCGTCGCAGAGACGCCGGTGGCCGATGAGGCGGTGGTCACCGCGGACCTCGACCTCGGCCTTCTCCCGCTCTCGACGGGGCGTCGTTGGCTGCTCGGGCGTCGCCCGGAGCTGTACGGAGTTCTGACGCGGCCGTCCGGGCTGGAGCGGGATGCGCGAACCGCGCGGCACTCCGACGAACCGGTTCCGGACGGCTTCCGGGTCGAGGCGGACGACACTGACGACCGCGAGGGCTAG
- a CDS encoding response regulator transcription factor has protein sequence MTDSIRVLLVDDQELIRVGFRMVLEAEPDIAVVGEAVDGRHAIAQTAALAPDLVLMDIRMPGLDGIAATEAIVREHPATKVLVLTTFDLDEYAFGAIRAGASGFLLKDAQRHEMIAAVRAVHRGDAVLSPRITRTLLEHVTPQLGAARPVADAADSARLAELTDRERDVFLAIGRGLTNAEIAQTLYVGESTVKTHVGRVLAKLEARDRIHAVILAHRLGLVGDD, from the coding sequence ATGACCGATTCGATCCGAGTGCTGCTGGTGGACGATCAGGAGCTCATCCGGGTGGGCTTCCGGATGGTGCTCGAGGCGGAGCCCGACATCGCCGTCGTCGGCGAGGCGGTCGACGGTCGGCACGCGATCGCGCAGACCGCCGCCCTGGCCCCCGACCTCGTGCTGATGGACATCCGGATGCCGGGACTGGACGGCATCGCGGCGACCGAGGCGATCGTGCGCGAGCATCCGGCCACGAAGGTGCTGGTGCTGACGACCTTCGATCTCGACGAGTACGCCTTCGGCGCGATCCGCGCGGGGGCGAGCGGCTTTCTGCTGAAGGATGCGCAGCGCCACGAGATGATCGCCGCCGTGCGCGCCGTGCACCGCGGCGATGCCGTGCTCTCCCCCCGGATCACGCGGACGCTCCTCGAGCACGTGACCCCGCAGCTCGGTGCCGCCCGGCCCGTCGCGGACGCCGCCGACAGCGCCCGGCTCGCGGAGCTCACCGACCGAGAGCGCGACGTGTTCCTCGCGATCGGCCGCGGGCTGACCAATGCCGAGATCGCGCAGACGCTCTACGTCGGCGAATCCACCGTCAAGACGCACGTGGGCCGCGTGCTGGCGAAGCTCGAGGCGCGCGACCGCATCCATGCGGTGATCCTCGCGCACCGGCTCGGACTCGTCGGAGACGACTAG
- a CDS encoding sensor histidine kinase, producing MSRTRSRSTSIREDEELRLPRPPGVFRRFWARHPVVADILITAVCLLLSIGTVGISDSGIAERDASAFDVLVQVLVILGCATLLVRRRAPLVPFVAAVVLELAFLFTMRPGGSPLVLAACYALAVYASTRAAWIGYGASVIAIALVVFPLAWFGVVPLQNAVNSLLNGVVLGLIGTLVGVNVGGRKRYVSAIIDRSRQLLVERDQQAQLAAANERARIAREMHDIVSHSLTVIVALSEGAVATPDHAQARKASATAAETARGALTEMRAMLGVLRADDSPLPLAPMEPTPPRDTVAAAQRAGYPVTLSVAGSAEVSPAVAHAIGRIVQEGLTNAMRHAPRATTISVRLGYTPETVTIEIMNDGVTGPIGSDGFGVRGLAERAAHVNGRVDSAPADGGRWKLHAVLPTGGTGPVAQNPTTEDPA from the coding sequence GTGAGCAGAACGCGAAGCCGCAGCACCTCGATCCGTGAGGACGAGGAGCTGCGGCTTCCGCGTCCTCCGGGGGTGTTCCGGCGCTTCTGGGCACGGCACCCGGTCGTCGCCGACATCCTGATCACGGCGGTCTGCCTGCTGCTCTCCATCGGGACGGTGGGCATCTCGGATTCCGGCATCGCCGAACGCGACGCCTCCGCCTTCGACGTTCTCGTGCAGGTCCTCGTCATCCTGGGCTGCGCCACGCTGCTCGTACGCCGGCGGGCGCCGCTGGTGCCGTTCGTCGCCGCCGTCGTGCTCGAGCTCGCGTTCCTGTTCACGATGCGCCCGGGCGGAAGTCCCCTCGTTCTCGCCGCCTGCTACGCGCTCGCGGTCTACGCCTCGACCCGCGCGGCCTGGATCGGCTACGGGGCCAGCGTGATCGCCATCGCCCTGGTCGTGTTCCCCCTGGCCTGGTTCGGTGTCGTCCCGCTGCAGAACGCGGTCAACTCGCTGCTCAACGGCGTCGTTCTCGGACTCATCGGCACCCTCGTCGGGGTGAACGTCGGCGGACGCAAGCGCTATGTCTCCGCCATCATCGATCGTTCCCGTCAGCTCCTGGTCGAGAGGGACCAGCAGGCGCAGCTCGCGGCGGCGAACGAACGCGCTCGTATCGCTCGCGAGATGCACGACATCGTGTCTCATTCCCTCACCGTCATCGTTGCGCTCTCAGAGGGTGCGGTCGCGACCCCCGATCACGCCCAGGCGCGCAAGGCCTCTGCCACGGCCGCCGAGACGGCCCGCGGCGCGCTCACCGAGATGCGCGCGATGCTCGGGGTGCTGCGCGCCGACGACTCACCCCTGCCGTTGGCGCCGATGGAGCCGACCCCGCCCCGCGACACCGTGGCGGCAGCTCAGCGCGCCGGGTATCCGGTGACGCTCTCGGTGGCGGGAAGCGCCGAGGTGTCCCCCGCCGTGGCGCACGCGATCGGCCGCATCGTGCAGGAAGGCCTGACCAACGCGATGCGCCACGCGCCACGCGCCACGACGATCTCGGTGCGGCTCGGCTACACACCGGAGACCGTGACCATCGAGATCATGAACGACGGCGTGACCGGGCCGATCGGCTCCGACGGATTCGGCGTGCGCGGCCTCGCCGAGCGCGCCGCGCACGTCAACGGTCGCGTCGACTCCGCCCCCGCCGACGGCGGTCGCTGGAAGCTGCACGCTGTGCTGCCCACCGGAGGGACCGGCCCGGTTGCCCAGAACCCGACGACGGAGGACCCCGCATGA
- a CDS encoding ABC transporter permease — protein MTAVASAVTPHRVDTHHRLSFIHALHGEWIKLATLRSTWWSIGITGLLTVAIAVLIAQNVTDPSFAPIAAVVSPIQFTMLLAGILGAISVTGEYSTGMIRSTLTANPVRGSVLAAKSVMMASVMFISSLVIFAIATLAVTLIVSSRDQSIDWSDPAASSLPILTASLSMALFTLIGVSFGFLLRSGAGAIAATVGLLFVLPIVASMFAIAGEGGRWVMEAAQYLPSFASQSIILPGSGLEGPVAYLTLGCWVAAGLLSAWAVLRTRDA, from the coding sequence ATGACCGCCGTGGCATCCGCTGTCACTCCGCACCGAGTGGACACGCACCACCGACTGTCCTTCATCCATGCGCTGCACGGCGAATGGATCAAGCTCGCCACCCTGCGCTCCACCTGGTGGTCCATCGGCATCACCGGCCTGCTCACCGTGGCCATCGCCGTCCTGATCGCGCAGAACGTGACCGATCCGAGTTTCGCTCCGATCGCGGCGGTCGTGTCTCCGATCCAGTTCACCATGCTGCTCGCCGGCATCCTCGGCGCGATCTCGGTCACCGGCGAATACTCCACCGGCATGATCCGCTCGACGCTCACCGCGAATCCCGTCCGTGGCTCCGTCCTCGCGGCGAAGTCCGTGATGATGGCCTCGGTGATGTTCATCTCGTCGCTGGTGATCTTCGCGATCGCGACGCTCGCCGTCACGTTGATCGTGTCGTCGCGCGACCAGAGCATCGACTGGTCGGACCCCGCGGCGTCCTCCCTGCCGATCCTCACGGCGTCGCTCTCGATGGCGCTCTTCACCCTGATCGGTGTGTCCTTCGGCTTCCTGCTGCGCTCCGGCGCCGGTGCCATCGCCGCGACCGTCGGTCTGCTGTTCGTGCTCCCGATCGTGGCCAGCATGTTCGCCATCGCCGGAGAGGGCGGACGCTGGGTCATGGAGGCGGCCCAGTACCTGCCGTCGTTCGCCTCGCAGAGCATCATCCTCCCCGGCTCCGGGCTGGAGGGCCCGGTGGCCTACCTCACCCTCGGGTGCTGGGTCGCCGCCGGACTGCTGTCCGCCTGGGCAGTGCTCCGCACGCGCGACGCGTAA
- a CDS encoding ABC transporter ATP-binding protein: MITAEGLTKRFGDKTAVDDVSFTVQPGSVTGFLGPNGAGKSTTMRMIVGLDRPTSGRAVVAGHEYGKLRAPLTEVGVLLDAKAVHTGRTARNHLRAMAATHGIPASRVDEVIDLAGIGSVARKRAGGFSLGMGQRLGIASALLGDPHTLILDEPVNGLDPEGVRWVRQFVRFAASEGRTVLLSSHLMSEMAQTADHVIVMGRGKVLADAPLAELVRAWTTNTVRVRTPRAADLAAAVGGPDVEIVSSAPDLLDIAGLPAARIGDLAAERGIPLHELTPTTGSLEDAYLALTGDSVEYRTKEIS, translated from the coding sequence ATGATCACAGCAGAAGGCCTCACGAAAAGATTCGGAGACAAGACGGCCGTCGATGACGTGTCGTTCACCGTCCAGCCGGGGAGCGTCACCGGCTTCCTCGGCCCCAACGGCGCGGGCAAGTCGACGACCATGCGCATGATCGTCGGCCTCGACCGGCCCACGTCCGGGCGTGCCGTCGTCGCCGGCCACGAGTACGGCAAGCTGCGGGCACCGCTCACCGAGGTCGGCGTGCTGCTCGACGCGAAGGCCGTGCACACCGGCCGGACCGCGCGCAACCACCTCCGGGCGATGGCCGCCACGCACGGCATCCCCGCGTCGCGCGTCGACGAGGTCATCGACCTCGCCGGTATCGGCTCTGTCGCCCGCAAGCGGGCAGGCGGGTTCTCGCTCGGCATGGGTCAGCGCCTGGGCATCGCCTCAGCACTGCTCGGCGACCCGCACACACTCATCCTCGACGAGCCGGTCAACGGCCTCGACCCCGAGGGCGTCCGCTGGGTCCGCCAGTTCGTGCGATTCGCGGCATCCGAGGGGCGCACCGTGCTCCTCTCGAGTCACCTGATGAGCGAGATGGCGCAGACCGCCGACCACGTGATCGTGATGGGCCGCGGCAAGGTGCTGGCGGATGCTCCGCTGGCCGAGCTCGTCCGAGCCTGGACGACGAACACGGTGCGCGTGCGCACCCCGCGCGCGGCCGATCTCGCCGCGGCCGTCGGCGGCCCCGACGTCGAGATCGTGAGCTCGGCTCCCGACCTCCTCGACATCGCGGGACTCCCTGCAGCCCGGATCGGCGACCTCGCCGCCGAGCGCGGCATCCCGCTGCACGAACTGACCCCGACCACCGGATCGCTCGAAGACGCCTACCTCGCCCTCACCGGCGATTCGGTCGAGTACCGCACCAAGGAGATCTCATGA
- a CDS encoding SOS response-associated peptidase family protein, translating into MCASYGLDPRFTDAELLEAADDAVLDGLRTWAEENAGETVRPTGKNLRNLNPIVVQPETAPTLEPAWWGFLVNGEPAKFPSINTRSERLQDRPGGAKARAIVPATSWYEMQKPSRQWHEFLVDDGALFGMAAVTQRGRTTDGTWFTCYSIVMRPAPAHLVDLHDRMPLLVPASLSHDWLTAPPTREIIDEAIVASDEMAARVQARPRA; encoded by the coding sequence ATGTGCGCGAGTTATGGCCTCGATCCCCGGTTCACCGACGCGGAACTCCTCGAAGCTGCCGACGACGCCGTGCTCGACGGCCTGCGCACGTGGGCCGAGGAGAACGCCGGCGAGACCGTGCGTCCGACCGGCAAGAACCTTCGCAACCTCAATCCGATCGTCGTCCAGCCCGAGACCGCTCCGACTCTCGAGCCGGCCTGGTGGGGGTTCCTCGTGAACGGCGAGCCGGCGAAGTTCCCCTCGATCAACACCCGCTCGGAGCGCCTGCAGGACCGCCCCGGTGGCGCCAAGGCCCGCGCGATCGTTCCCGCGACCAGCTGGTACGAGATGCAGAAGCCCTCGCGGCAGTGGCACGAGTTCCTCGTCGACGACGGCGCCCTGTTCGGCATGGCGGCCGTGACCCAGCGCGGTCGCACCACCGACGGCACCTGGTTCACGTGCTACTCCATCGTCATGCGTCCGGCTCCGGCGCACCTCGTCGACCTGCACGACCGCATGCCGCTGCTCGTCCCCGCATCCCTCAGCCACGACTGGCTCACGGCTCCGCCGACCAGAGAGATCATCGACGAGGCGATCGTCGCATCCGACGAGATGGCAGCACGAGTGCAGGCGCGGCCGCGCGCCTGA
- a CDS encoding DMT family transporter produces MALGGAVAIGAMTAIQARVNGVLGVAVDDGIVAGLISFAIGLLALIIVIPCLPFARRGVSRLWGGIRQRRIPVWMLLGGACGALTVSTQGVTAGVLGVSLFTVGVVAGQTLHGLVLDRIGFGPAGVVAVTPGRVAGGALALAAVVISLSGDVLAAAPLWMLLLPFAAGVGIAWQAATNGRLAQRVQSPIAATLMSFVAGTVVLLLAAGVSVAVRGMPEAPPAEPWLYLGGFLGAAYILLGAFIVAHTGVLLMGLGSVLGQLAASVVIDLFWPTAVGPAPWQTIAMVIVAVASVVVAVPRTRRRR; encoded by the coding sequence GTGGCGCTCGGCGGAGCGGTCGCGATCGGCGCGATGACGGCGATCCAGGCGCGCGTCAACGGAGTCCTGGGCGTCGCGGTCGACGACGGCATCGTCGCCGGACTGATCTCGTTCGCGATCGGCCTTCTCGCGCTCATCATCGTGATCCCCTGCCTCCCGTTCGCGCGTCGAGGTGTCTCGCGTCTGTGGGGCGGCATCCGGCAGCGACGCATCCCGGTCTGGATGCTGCTCGGCGGCGCCTGCGGCGCCCTCACCGTGTCGACGCAGGGCGTCACGGCCGGTGTGCTCGGCGTCTCGCTGTTCACGGTCGGAGTGGTGGCCGGACAGACCCTGCACGGACTGGTCCTCGACCGGATCGGGTTCGGGCCCGCCGGCGTGGTCGCGGTCACGCCGGGCCGTGTCGCCGGGGGAGCACTGGCGCTCGCCGCCGTCGTCATCTCGCTCTCCGGCGACGTTCTCGCGGCCGCTCCGCTGTGGATGCTGCTGCTGCCGTTCGCCGCGGGAGTCGGCATCGCGTGGCAGGCGGCGACCAACGGACGTCTCGCTCAGCGGGTGCAGTCGCCGATCGCCGCGACTCTGATGAGCTTCGTCGCCGGCACCGTCGTGCTGCTGCTGGCCGCCGGGGTGAGCGTGGCCGTCCGCGGTATGCCGGAAGCCCCGCCCGCCGAGCCGTGGCTGTACCTCGGCGGGTTCCTGGGCGCCGCCTACATCCTGCTCGGCGCGTTCATCGTCGCGCACACGGGAGTGCTCCTGATGGGGCTGGGGTCGGTGCTGGGGCAGCTGGCGGCATCCGTCGTCATCGACCTGTTCTGGCCCACGGCGGTCGGCCCGGCGCCGTGGCAGACCATCGCGATGGTGATCGTCGCCGTGGCGTCGGTCGTGGTCGCCGTCCCGCGCACCCGCCGCCGCCGCTGA
- a CDS encoding nitroreductase family protein, translating into MSALEAVRARQSWSKVDDTAPTREELLTYVTAAGRVADHSSLRPWRLIELRGADREALGAAIAKAEGDKSPSSKPLRAPLLIAVVASYRKSDKVPRWEQEAVASGVAHMLSLLLDEAGWGVLWRTGHYTRSKAVAKVHGLGKDEELLGWLYVGGKPVGRRPGRRKAVDARKLITRLPKKTKKSKKAEKAE; encoded by the coding sequence GTGAGCGCCCTCGAGGCCGTCCGCGCTCGCCAGTCCTGGTCGAAGGTCGACGACACGGCACCGACTCGGGAGGAGCTGCTCACGTACGTGACCGCGGCCGGTCGGGTCGCCGACCACTCTTCTCTTCGCCCGTGGCGTCTGATCGAGCTGCGTGGAGCCGACCGCGAGGCGCTCGGAGCGGCGATCGCGAAGGCGGAGGGCGACAAGAGCCCCTCCTCGAAGCCGTTGCGCGCGCCGCTGCTGATCGCGGTGGTCGCCAGCTACCGCAAGAGCGACAAGGTGCCGCGCTGGGAGCAGGAGGCGGTCGCCTCGGGCGTCGCCCACATGCTGAGCCTGCTGCTCGACGAGGCCGGCTGGGGCGTGCTCTGGCGCACCGGTCACTACACGCGTTCGAAAGCCGTCGCCAAGGTCCACGGCCTCGGCAAGGACGAGGAGCTCCTCGGGTGGCTCTACGTCGGCGGCAAGCCGGTGGGGCGCAGGCCGGGCCGACGCAAGGCGGTCGATGCCCGCAAGCTCATCACCCGGCTGCCCAAGAAGACGAAGAAGAGCAAGAAGGCCGAGAAGGCCGAATAG
- the msrB gene encoding peptide-methionine (R)-S-oxide reductase MsrB has protein sequence MSYSVDKTEDEWRRELGDEQYAVLRQAATERAWTGELLDEARSGLYTCGACDAELFKSGTKFDSGCGWPSFYESIRPDAVQLIEDTSLGMERTEVRCANCGSHLGHVFPDGFGTPTGDRYCMNSIAMNFTPDES, from the coding sequence ATGTCGTACAGCGTGGACAAGACCGAAGACGAGTGGCGCCGCGAACTCGGCGACGAGCAGTACGCCGTGCTGCGTCAGGCCGCGACCGAGCGCGCCTGGACGGGCGAGCTGCTCGACGAGGCGAGGTCGGGCCTCTATACCTGCGGGGCATGCGATGCCGAGCTGTTCAAGAGCGGCACCAAGTTCGACTCCGGGTGCGGGTGGCCGAGCTTCTACGAGTCGATCCGTCCCGATGCGGTGCAGCTGATCGAGGACACGAGCCTCGGCATGGAGCGCACCGAGGTCCGCTGTGCGAACTGCGGCTCGCACCTCGGACACGTCTTCCCGGACGGGTTCGGCACCCCGACCGGCGATCGCTACTGCATGAACTCGATCGCCATGAACTTCACGCCCGACGAGTCGTGA